In one window of Solanum pennellii chromosome 2, SPENNV200 DNA:
- the LOC107009869 gene encoding uncharacterized protein LOC107009869, with product MTTTNYPHDNQYSNLSPDNSCGDTKSASSKPVRRRSRASKKTPTTLVNASISNFRAVVQQYTGCHTCPINNQKGPINLSFGSQQNSSIVGDASKYGYYYNNSQDMNGTTTTHAGYSNSGSNRFGVEDYGCD from the coding sequence ATGACTACTACTAATTATCCTCATGATAATCAATATTCCAATTTAAGTCCTGATAATTCTTGTGGTGATACCAAAAGTGCATCATCAAAACCTGtgagaagaagatcaagagctTCCAAGAAAACACCTACTACTCTTGTCAATGCTAGCATATCGAATTTTCGAGCTGTTGTACAACAATATACTGGTTGTCACACTTGTCCAATCAACAACCAAAAGGGTCCAATTAACTTAAGTTTTGGATCAcaacaaaattcatcaatagtAGGGGATGCTTCAAAATATggatattattataataatagcCAAGACATGAATGGTACTACTACTACTCATGCAGGTTATAGTAATTCTGGATCAAATAGGTTTGGTGTTGAAGATTATGGATGTGATTAA
- the LOC107009870 gene encoding agamous-like MADS-box protein AGL29 — translation MENETKKGKQKIEMKLIESERARAVSFSKRKKTLFEDAKKFATQTGADVALMLFSPGGKPYSCGSTSVEDIIENFLKMKVEDPRRHYAEGELKGFEELNDLHKELQTCNEKEKKRVLMHKILHPGSEIPQDKHMEEHKLALKLRVENIKKETLNSILKEHLKFDLNVAPDPEDEEEY, via the coding sequence ATGGAAAATGAGACTAAAAAAGGTAagcaaaaaattgaaatgaagcTTATCGAGTCTGAGAGAGCACGTGCTGTGAGtttctcaaaaagaaaaaaaactttgttTGAGGATGCAAAGAAGTTTGCAACTCAGACCGGTGCAGATGTTGCTCTGATGCTCTTTTCACCAGGTGGAAAACCATATTCCTGTGGTTCCACAAGCGTAgaagatataattgaaaattttctcaaaatgaaAGTAGAGGACCCCCGGCGTCATTATGCTGAGGGTGAATTAAAAGGTTTTGAGGAATTGAATGATCTTCATAAAGAATTGCAAACATGTaacgagaaagaaaaaaaacgagTACTAATGCATAAGATTCTGCACCCTGGCTCAGAAATACCTCAAGATAAACATATGGAGGAGCATAAGTTGGCATTAAAGTTGCGGGTAGagaatattaaaaaagaaacacTAAATTCTATTTTGAAGGAGCATCTGAAATTTGATTTAAATGTTGCCCCTGATCCAGAAGATGAGGAGGAATATTGA
- the LOC107009872 gene encoding agamous-like MADS-box protein AGL62, which produces MKLIESERARAVSFSKRKKTLFEDAKKFATQTGADVALMLFSPGGKPYSCGSTSVEDIIENFLKMKVEEPRRHYVEGELKEIPQDKHMEEQKLALKLRVENIKKETLNSILKEHLKFDLNVAPEPEDEEEY; this is translated from the exons atgaagcTTATCGAGTCTGAGAGAGCACGTGCTGTGAGtttctcaaaaagaaaaaaaactttgttTGAGGATGCAAAGAAGTTTGCAACTCAGACCGGTGCAGATGTTGCTCTGATGCTCTTTTCACCAGGTGGAAAACCATATTCCTGTGGTTCCACAAGCGTAgaagatataattgaaaattttctcaaaatgaaAGTAGAGGAACCCCGGCGTCATTATGTTGAGGGTGAATTAAAAG AAATACCTCAAGATAAACATATGGAGGAGCAGAAGTTGGCATTGAAGTTGCGGGTAGagaatattaaaaaagaaacacTAAATTCTATTTTGAAGGAGCATCTGAAATTTGATTTAAATGTTGCCCCTGAGCCAGAAGATGAGGAGGAATATTGA